The genomic window GCTCACCTCGCGCTCGGCGAAAAATGCGTGGATCAGACCTGCACGTTGCGGACTGTCGATGCAGCCCATGAACAAACGGCGCTCTAGGCTCAGCCCTTCGTCAAACGGCAGCTCTACTGATGCGCGTACCGCTTCAAGGATCTTGAGTGGTGAGTACAGTCCGGGCGACTTCTTGGCCGTGTCTTGGGCCAGAACACTCAGCTCTGACAGGGCAATCTCAGGGTTGGTTATGGCGATGTCGCGCACACGCCGTACCGGCGTACCTTGGGCCAGCAGTTCGTTGGCATAGGCCAAGCCGGCATCCAGGGCGGTGAGGCTGCTATCTGTGACGTGGTCCACCAAACCGGCTTCAAGTGCGGCGTGCGCGCCCACTGGTTTGCCGCTGAGAATGAACTCCGCGGCAGCCTTCACGCCCATGAGGCGGGGGGCGCGTTGTGTGCCACCGGCGCCGGGCATCAGGCCTAGGTCGACCTCTGGCGAGCCCACTTTGGCCCCGGGCAGGGCTAAGCGGTAGTGCGCACCCAGGGCTACCTCCAGTCCACCACCCAATGCGGCGCCTTGCAGGGCAACCACTACCGGTTTGCTGCACGCCTCAATGCGGTTGCACACGTCGGGCAGCGACGGTGGCACGGGGGGCTTGCCAAATTCGCGGATGTCTGCGCCGGCGATAAAAGTTTTGCCCTCGCTCACGATCAATACCGCGCCCACCTCCGGCTGGGCCTCGCCCTGTTCGATGGCGGCAAACAGGCCCAGGCGCACCGCTGCGCTCAGCGCGTTGACGGGCGGGTTGTTGACGGTGATGACCCACACGCGGCCATGCCGGTGGCTGGTCACTGCGGGTGACGCGTTGTCGTGCTCCATGCGTTTGTCTCCGTTGTTGTTGTCGTGAGAGCAAAGGCTATTCTTTTGGAGCGGCTCTTTTTTTACAATCACAAAATTTATTGACAAACTGTCAAATATGATTTGACGCTTTGGCCATCGGATGACCCGTATGCTGTTTTACGCCACCACACCAAGATACCGGCAGGTCCATGAGTCTTGACCTTTCTTCCCTGACCCTGCTGGTGGAAATCATCGACGCGGGCAACCTGAGCCAGGCGGCCCGCAAGCTCAAGATGACGCGGGCCAATGTGAGCTACCACTTGAGCCAACTTGAGAAAACAGTGGGCCTGCAACTGGTGCACCGCACGACCCGCCGGGTGGAGCCCAACGAGGTGGGCTGGCGCCTCTACGAGCACGGCCGCGCCATCAGCAACGAGATCCTTGCCGCCAAAGAAACCATCAGCAACTTGGGGCAAGAGCTGCAAGGGCGCGTGGGCCTCAGCATGCCCAGCGGCTTCGGGCAGATGGTGATGTCGCACTGGCTGATCGAGTTCAAGGGGCTGTACCCCGGCATCGTGCTCGATGTGGTGTTCGAGAACCGGGTGGAAAACCTGCGCGACGAGGTGGACATTGCCATCCGCATCCTGCCCGAGCCGCCTCAACAACTGGTTGCGCGCGACATGGGCACCGTGCGCTACCTGGCGTGTGCATCTCAAAGTTATGCCCAGGCCCATGGCCTGCCGACCCAGCTGGACCAACTGCGCACGCTGCCAGTAATCACCGCCAATGTGGTGGGGCGGCAGCTCTCGTTGCGCGGCTACAAAGGCAACGAGCGGCACGATGTGCTGTTGGCCCCTACCTTGATTTCAGACCACTATCCGTTTTTGCGCCAAGGCGTTCTGGCTGGCCTGGGTATCGGGCTGGTGCCGGACTATGTGGTGCAGGATGTGATCGCCAGTGGGGAAGTGGTGACCGCGCTCGATGACTACCGCCTGAGCATTTTCGGCACCCAGATGTACCTGTTGTACCTTCCGAACCGCCGCCAGACGCGCGCAGTGCGCACCTGCATTGACTTTCTCTTGGCCAAAGCGAATGGGAGCGCTGGCTGAGCTGCTATAGCTCGCGCAGATGGGCCAGGTTTTGAATGCTCCTGATTTGGTAGCGACCTGCGCTTTATTTATAAGGGCTAAGCGGACTTTTTCTCAAAAATCTATGTAAAAGAAGCCACCATCGCTTCGCTCTGCTCCCACAAACTGCGCGCTGCGCTGCCATCAGCATCCTGAAAACGCAGGGGCATGGGTTTGGCTTTGTTGTACATCTTACCGGGTTGCCAGTCGGTGCCGGGCTGTCCTTCGGCAAGTGCAGTCAGGCGCTGCCCGCTGGACTCCGGGCTGATGGTGAAGAGGTATTTCAAGGGGGTGTGGTACAGCACCCGCATGAGGTGGCTGGTCTCGCTGGCAAAGTTGCTGCGCACTACGCCGGGGTGAAATGCCACTGCCGAAATACCGTCGGCACCATGCCGGCGCTGGAGTTCGCGGGTAAAGAGAATGTTCTCCAGCTTGCCGTTGCCATAGGCCTGCTCCGGCCGGTAGTGGCGTTCGTTGTTCAGGTCGTGGATATCAAAGCTGCCGCCAAACACATTGGCCGCAATACTGGCGGTTTGAATCACTTTGGCGTTGCCCGCTATCAGCTGCGGCATCAGCAGCTTGGTTAAAAGGAAGGGAGCGAGGTGGTTCACTTGAAAGGTCTTTTCGAACCCGTCTTGGGTGAGCTCCCTCGGGCCCATGATGCCGCCTGCGTTGTTGGCCAGCACTTCGATGCGCGGGTGATGTGCAAGCTCTAAGGCCAGCCGCTGCACATCGGCCAGGCGGGT from Rhodoferax potami includes these protein-coding regions:
- a CDS encoding SDR family NAD(P)-dependent oxidoreductase, yielding MNSILITGASDGIGAASARQLKAKGHYVILVGRSRDKTEALARELGAPFHLADFTRLADVQRLALELAHHPRIEVLANNAGGIMGPRELTQDGFEKTFQVNHLAPFLLTKLLMPQLIAGNAKVIQTASIAANVFGGSFDIHDLNNERHYRPEQAYGNGKLENILFTRELQRRHGADGISAVAFHPGVVRSNFASETSHLMRVLYHTPLKYLFTISPESSGQRLTALAEGQPGTDWQPGKMYNKAKPMPLRFQDADGSAARSLWEQSEAMVASFT
- a CDS encoding LysR family transcriptional regulator, whose protein sequence is MSLDLSSLTLLVEIIDAGNLSQAARKLKMTRANVSYHLSQLEKTVGLQLVHRTTRRVEPNEVGWRLYEHGRAISNEILAAKETISNLGQELQGRVGLSMPSGFGQMVMSHWLIEFKGLYPGIVLDVVFENRVENLRDEVDIAIRILPEPPQQLVARDMGTVRYLACASQSYAQAHGLPTQLDQLRTLPVITANVVGRQLSLRGYKGNERHDVLLAPTLISDHYPFLRQGVLAGLGIGLVPDYVVQDVIASGEVVTALDDYRLSIFGTQMYLLYLPNRRQTRAVRTCIDFLLAKANGSAG